The Acanthopagrus latus isolate v.2019 chromosome 6, fAcaLat1.1, whole genome shotgun sequence genome includes a region encoding these proteins:
- the LOC119020664 gene encoding 1,25-dihydroxyvitamin D(3) 24-hydroxylase, mitochondrial produces MRAQIQKVPQILELLKKKSVGLQHFKPTSSVCVLEEKDAVEVARCPHAASRAHSLDAIPGPTNWPLVGSLVELLRKGGLTRQHEALVDYHKKFGKIFRLKLGSFESVNIGAPCLLEALYRKEGSYPQRLEIKPWTAYRDLRDEAYGLLILEGEDWQRVRSAFQQKLMKPTEVVKLDRKINEVLVDFVSRIGKTNVSGKIEDLYFELNKWSFETICLVLYDKRFGLLQEKVNEEAMNFITAVKTMMSTFGMMMVTPVELHKSLNTKTWQDHTAAWDRIFSTAKVYIDRKLKRNADRDPDDLIGDILHQSNLSKKELYAAITELQIGGVETTANSMLWAIFNLSRNPSAQKKLLEEIRAVVAPGEDPCGEHLKSMPYLKACLKESMRLSPSVPFTSRTLDKDTVLGDYAIPKGTVLMINFHALGSNEEYFDDRTQFKPERWLRENCSINPFAHVPFGIGKRMCIGRRLAELQLQLAMCWLVRDYEIVATDNEPLDVIHSGLLVPSRELPVAFIKR; encoded by the exons ATGAGGGCGCAGATCCAAAAGGTCCCCCAGAtactggagctgctgaagaagaagtCCGTGGGGCTGCAGCACTTCAAACCCACATCCTCCGTGTGCGTCCTGGAGGAGAAGGATGCTGTGGAGGTGGCGCGCTGCCCTCACGCCGCCTCCAGAGCGCACAGCCTGGACGCGATCCCGGGACCCACCAACTGGCCCCTCGTCGGGAGCCTGGTGGAGCTCCTCCGCAAGGGAGGACTGACAAGACAGCACGAGGCACTG GTCGATTATCACAAGAAGTTCGGCAAGATCTTCCGCCTGAAGCTGGGCTCGTTTGAGTCGGTGAACATTGGCGCACCTTGCTTGTTGGAGGCGCTCTACAGGAAGGAGGGCAGCTACCCCCAGAGGCTGGAGATCAAACCCTGGACAGCATACAGGGACCTGAGAGACGAGGCGTACGGTCTCCTCATCCT GGAGGGGGAAGACTGGCAGAGAGTGAGGAGCGCTTTCCAGCAGAAGCTCATGAAGCCGACAGAGGTGGTGAAGCTGGACCGCAAAATAAACGAG GTGCTGGTGGACTTTGTCAGCAGAATCGGGAAAACGAACGTCAGTGGAAAGATTGAAGATTTGTACTTCGAGCTGAACAAATGGTCGTTTGAGA CCATCTGCCTCGTCCTGTACGACAAGAGATTTGGTCTCCTGCAGGAGAAAGTCAACGAGGAGGCCATGAACTTCAtcacagcagtgaaaaca ATGATGAGCACATTTGGCATGATGATGGTCACACCGGTCGAGCTCCACAAGAGCCTCAACACCAAGACATGGCAGGACCACACGGCGGCATGGGACCGCATTTTCAGCACAG ccAAAGTCTACATAGACAGGAAGTTGAAGAGGAACGCCGACAGAGATCCTGACGACTTAATCGGTGACATCTTACATCAGAGCAACCTGTCTAAGAAGGAGCTGTACGCAGccatcacagagctgcagatcGGCGGAGTTGAGACG ACCGCGAACAGTATGCTGTGGGCTATTTTCAACCTGTCACGTAACCCCAGCGCccagaagaagctgctggaggagattaGAGCGGTGGTGGCTCCCGGCGAGGACCCGTGTGGGGAGCACCTCAAGAGCATGCCCTACCTCAAGGCCTGCCTCAAGGAGTCTATGAG GTTGTCGCCGTCAGTCCCGTTCACCAGCAGGACCCTGGACAAAGACACTGTGTTGGGAGATTATGCCATTCCCAAAGGA ACAGTTTTAATGATTAACTTCCACGCACTGGGCTCCAATGAGGAGTACTTTGACGACAGGACGCAGTTCAAACCTGAGCGCTGGCTGCGGGAGAACTGCTCCATCAACCCCTTCGCCCACGTTCCCTTTGGCATCGGAAAGAGGATGTGCATCGGCCGACGgctggcagagctgcagctgcagctggccATGTGCTGG TTGGTCAGAGACTACGAGATCGTGGCAACAGATAACGAGCCGCTCGACGTGATCCATTCAGGACTTTTGGTTCCCAGCAGAGAACTGCCAGTGGCCTTCATCAAGAGATAA